Proteins encoded together in one Rossellomorea sp. y25 window:
- a CDS encoding adenine phosphoribosyltransferase, whose product MDLKQYVTIVEDWPKEGIKFKDITTLMDNGDAYRYATDQIVEYAKEKQIDLVVGPEARGFIIGCPVAYALGVGFAPVRKPGKLPRETIQKEYGLEYGKDALTIHKDAIKPGQRVLITDDLLATGGTIEATIKLVEELGGIVAGTAFLIELTYLDGRDKLDNYDILTLMQY is encoded by the coding sequence ATGGACTTAAAACAATATGTTACCATCGTCGAGGATTGGCCTAAAGAAGGAATTAAGTTTAAAGACATCACTACATTAATGGATAATGGTGATGCTTATAGATACGCGACAGATCAAATCGTAGAATACGCAAAAGAGAAACAAATCGACCTGGTTGTAGGACCGGAAGCACGAGGGTTCATCATTGGCTGTCCAGTGGCGTATGCATTGGGAGTGGGTTTTGCTCCTGTACGTAAACCTGGTAAGTTACCACGTGAAACCATTCAAAAAGAATATGGATTAGAGTACGGAAAAGACGCACTGACAATTCATAAAGACGCAATCAAACCTGGACAAAGAGTTCTTATCACGGACGACTTGCTTGCAACGGGCGGAACAATCGAAGCTACGATTAAGCTTGTAGAAGAATTAGGTGGAATTGTGGCGGGGACGGCATTCTTAATCGAATTAACGTACCTTGACGGTCGCGATAAGCTTGATAACTATGATATTCTTACATTAATGCAATACTAA
- a CDS encoding lipopolysaccharide assembly protein LapA domain-containing protein: MKFQWTLLLGIFFALVVSIFAVINVDPVTVNYFFGEADWPLILVILGSVFMGGIIIGSVGLFRLFVVQRKVKALEKENLLLKEQAEGMHKEKAEKVPLKKSAPGTVGETGE, encoded by the coding sequence ATGAAATTTCAGTGGACATTATTATTAGGTATTTTCTTTGCTTTGGTGGTTTCCATTTTCGCTGTCATCAATGTAGATCCTGTCACCGTCAATTATTTCTTTGGTGAAGCTGATTGGCCTCTTATATTAGTCATACTCGGATCTGTATTCATGGGGGGAATCATTATCGGTTCGGTTGGACTGTTTCGATTATTCGTCGTCCAAAGGAAAGTAAAGGCTTTAGAGAAAGAAAATTTACTGTTAAAAGAACAAGCCGAAGGTATGCATAAAGAAAAGGCAGAAAAAGTTCCTTTGAAAAAGAGTGCTCCCGGCACAGTAGGGGAAACGGGAGAGTAA
- the recJ gene encoding single-stranded-DNA-specific exonuclease RecJ, which produces MLNSKTRWMMTESDQHKISELANELKVPSLVAKLLINRDLDDVEEARNFLFDTGDSFHDPFLFEDMKKATERIHKAIENGERILVYGDYDADGVSSTSVLMTVLRDIGADVEFYIPNRFSEGYGPNEGAFRWAKDEEFTLIITVDTGISAVNEAKLAKELEIDLIITDHHEPGPELPPAFALIHPKVEGTTYPFGELAGVGVAFKLAHALYGELPTHLLDLAAIGTIADLVPLRGENRLLAKRGISQLRVSNRLGIKALCRIANAQQQEITEESIGFMIAPRINAVGRLGDADPAVDLMLTEDAEEAKALAEEIDSLNKERQAIVSQMTEEAVEMVENDFPLNENAVLVIGKEGWNPGVVGIVASRLVDKFYRPTIVLSFDSEKGTAKGSARSITGFDLFKNLSTCRDILPHFGGHPMAAGMTLQLDDVAQFRNRLNELASTELTEDDLIPVTQLDASVTVDEISVESIEKLQLLAPFGMHNPKPKWIIDSVSIEHYKKIGSAQNHLKLVLEDNGIQLDGVGFGLGELADHMTPFSNASVIGELSINEWNNRKKPQLFLHDVKIEHWQLFDVRGIKQVHKWNGLIPEENKKIICFNPATLEKLSLEKDEVILLEDGSSLEGLSTDKASLVLLDLPTSKPILEDLLKKGRPHRIYAHFFQEEDHFFSTMPTRDHFKWYYGFLTKRGSFDLNKHGDDLAKYKGWSKETIDFMSQVFFDLKFVTIVNGFISLNPAKTKKDLSESLTYQKKRQQYELENELLYSSYQELKTWFNERIEESVTIEEEVKAWT; this is translated from the coding sequence ATGTTAAACTCGAAAACACGTTGGATGATGACAGAATCAGATCAACATAAAATATCAGAACTGGCAAATGAATTAAAAGTACCTTCGCTTGTGGCGAAATTATTAATCAACCGGGACTTGGACGACGTAGAAGAAGCCCGGAATTTTTTATTTGATACAGGCGATTCATTTCACGATCCATTTTTATTTGAAGATATGAAGAAAGCAACGGAAAGAATCCATAAAGCCATTGAAAATGGCGAAAGGATTCTTGTTTATGGGGACTATGACGCTGATGGTGTAAGTAGTACGTCCGTATTGATGACAGTGTTAAGGGACATCGGAGCAGATGTGGAATTCTATATCCCAAACCGGTTCAGCGAAGGATACGGTCCGAATGAAGGAGCTTTTCGCTGGGCGAAGGATGAAGAATTCACGCTCATCATAACCGTCGATACGGGAATATCTGCAGTGAACGAAGCAAAATTGGCAAAAGAACTGGAGATCGATTTGATCATTACGGATCACCATGAACCTGGACCGGAATTGCCTCCAGCCTTTGCCTTGATTCATCCAAAGGTCGAAGGGACTACCTATCCATTTGGAGAATTGGCAGGAGTGGGAGTGGCATTCAAACTGGCACATGCACTGTACGGTGAACTTCCTACCCACCTGCTTGATCTAGCTGCGATTGGAACCATTGCCGATTTAGTGCCGTTAAGAGGAGAAAATCGCCTTCTGGCCAAGCGTGGGATTTCCCAGCTACGTGTTTCAAACCGATTGGGAATCAAAGCATTATGCCGAATTGCAAATGCTCAACAACAGGAAATCACGGAAGAATCCATTGGGTTCATGATTGCTCCCCGTATCAATGCAGTCGGACGGTTAGGGGATGCAGATCCTGCCGTCGATCTTATGCTCACAGAAGATGCCGAGGAAGCGAAGGCCCTGGCTGAAGAAATTGACAGCTTGAATAAAGAAAGACAGGCGATCGTGTCTCAAATGACCGAAGAAGCGGTTGAGATGGTGGAGAATGATTTTCCCCTGAACGAAAACGCTGTACTTGTAATCGGAAAAGAAGGCTGGAACCCTGGAGTAGTCGGGATTGTAGCTTCACGCTTAGTCGACAAGTTTTACCGTCCGACCATCGTGCTTAGTTTCGATTCTGAAAAGGGAACGGCAAAGGGATCGGCAAGAAGTATCACAGGGTTCGATTTGTTCAAGAATTTATCAACCTGCCGTGATATCCTTCCCCATTTTGGGGGACATCCGATGGCTGCAGGTATGACCTTACAGTTAGACGATGTAGCTCAGTTCAGAAACCGATTAAATGAGTTGGCTTCGACTGAATTGACGGAAGATGACCTTATACCCGTCACACAGCTTGATGCTTCTGTTACAGTGGATGAAATCTCTGTAGAGTCGATTGAAAAGCTTCAGCTTCTGGCCCCTTTCGGGATGCATAATCCAAAACCGAAATGGATCATAGACAGTGTAAGCATCGAACACTATAAAAAAATCGGATCTGCACAAAATCATTTGAAACTGGTCCTAGAAGACAATGGCATTCAATTGGACGGAGTCGGTTTTGGATTGGGAGAACTGGCGGATCATATGACCCCATTTTCAAATGCCTCTGTAATAGGTGAGTTATCCATAAATGAATGGAATAACCGCAAGAAGCCTCAACTATTTTTACATGATGTGAAAATTGAGCATTGGCAATTATTTGATGTCCGGGGGATTAAACAAGTCCATAAATGGAATGGGCTCATACCTGAAGAAAATAAAAAAATCATTTGTTTTAATCCGGCTACTTTAGAAAAGCTGAGTCTGGAAAAAGATGAAGTGATCCTGCTTGAGGATGGTTCTTCACTCGAAGGACTTTCCACCGATAAGGCAAGTTTGGTGCTTCTGGATCTGCCGACTTCTAAACCAATACTTGAAGATCTCTTGAAGAAGGGGCGGCCGCACCGGATTTATGCTCATTTCTTCCAGGAAGAAGATCATTTTTTCAGTACGATGCCAACGCGTGACCATTTCAAATGGTACTATGGATTTTTAACAAAGCGCGGATCATTTGATTTAAATAAACATGGTGATGACCTGGCGAAATACAAAGGCTGGTCAAAAGAAACAATAGATTTCATGTCACAGGTGTTTTTTGATTTGAAGTTTGTTACAATAGTGAATGGATTTATTTCTCTTAATCCTGCTAAAACCAAGAAAGATCTTTCTGAATCTCTCACATATCAGAAGAAACGACAACAATACGAGCTGGAAAACGAATTGTTATATTCTTCCTATCAAGAGTTGAAGACTTGGTTTAATGAAAGGATAGAAGAGTCTGTTACAATTGAGGAGGAAGTAAAAGCATGGACTTAA
- the secDF gene encoding protein translocase subunit SecDF: MVKRGRIIAFFILVVLLAGTMGGTTKSIVDNIKLGLDLQGGFEVLYEVQPIKKGQEITKETVSNTADALDKRINVLGVSEPNIQIEDGNRIRVQLAGVEDQNEAREILSTQANLTFRDVNDKVRLDGSDLASGSAKQTFDDKNNPIVSLKLKDREKFYELTKEISAMAPQNQLVIWLDFEEGKDSYQAEVGKEDPKFLSDPAVRQPINSDEVIIEGNFTVERAQNLASLLNAGALPVKLEEKYSTSVGAKFGQQALDKTVTAGIIGIAIIFLFMIAYYRFPGLIATITLSVYIYLILLIFDLMNGVLTLPGIAALILGVGMAVDANIITYERIKEEMRVGKPIRSAFQAGNKSSFLTILDANVTTILAATVLFLYGTSSVKGFATMLIVSILTSFVTAVWGSRLLLGLWVNSRFFNKKPGWFGVNKNEIKDLAENYDTLDLPTRFDRFDFAAQRKKFFGLSAILITAGIIILAIFRLNLGIDFVSGSRMEILADQSLKTEEIQDELKEMKLPSEDIVISGDDENIAVVRYTEDLNKDEIATLKDRFNELYGAEPSISTVSPVIGKELAKNAMIAVAIASIGIVIYVTFRFEWRMAAGAILALLHDAFFIIAFFSLTRLEVDLTFIAAVLTIVGYSINDTIVTFDRLRENLHKKRRLKTDKDIEDVVNQSIRQTMGRSVNTVLTVVFTVLALMIFGSESIRNFSIALLVGLISGTYSSVFIASQVWLVLKKKELKKKGTIKTVKEKKTWSDEPQV, encoded by the coding sequence ATGGTAAAGCGTGGCCGAATAATTGCCTTCTTTATACTTGTGGTATTACTTGCAGGTACTATGGGAGGAACAACGAAGAGTATTGTCGATAACATCAAATTAGGATTGGACCTGCAGGGTGGGTTTGAGGTTCTTTACGAAGTTCAACCGATCAAAAAAGGTCAGGAAATTACGAAAGAAACGGTGTCCAATACAGCCGATGCATTGGACAAGCGTATTAACGTATTGGGTGTCAGTGAGCCTAATATTCAAATTGAAGATGGAAACCGGATCCGTGTTCAATTAGCGGGAGTGGAAGATCAAAACGAAGCAAGAGAAATCCTGTCCACTCAAGCAAACCTGACGTTCCGCGACGTAAATGATAAAGTCCGGTTGGATGGTTCGGATCTTGCATCCGGTTCTGCGAAGCAAACCTTTGATGACAAGAACAATCCAATCGTTTCCTTGAAATTGAAAGATCGTGAAAAGTTCTATGAATTGACGAAGGAAATATCTGCAATGGCTCCTCAAAATCAGCTGGTGATCTGGCTTGATTTCGAGGAAGGAAAAGATTCTTATCAAGCCGAAGTGGGGAAAGAAGACCCGAAATTCCTATCTGATCCTGCTGTAAGACAACCGATCAACTCCGATGAAGTCATCATCGAAGGGAATTTCACCGTTGAGCGTGCTCAAAATCTTGCTTCCCTATTAAATGCGGGAGCACTCCCGGTCAAGCTGGAAGAAAAATATTCAACTTCTGTCGGGGCAAAGTTCGGTCAACAGGCACTTGATAAAACAGTCACTGCCGGAATCATCGGGATTGCAATCATCTTCTTATTCATGATTGCGTATTACCGCTTCCCGGGGCTGATTGCAACGATTACCCTTTCCGTTTATATTTACTTAATTCTATTGATTTTCGATTTAATGAACGGGGTCCTTACACTTCCAGGAATTGCAGCACTGATCCTTGGGGTCGGTATGGCAGTCGATGCCAACATCATCACCTATGAACGGATCAAAGAAGAAATGCGCGTTGGAAAGCCGATTCGTTCAGCCTTCCAAGCGGGTAATAAATCTTCGTTCTTAACGATATTGGATGCTAACGTAACAACGATCCTTGCAGCAACGGTACTATTCTTATATGGAACAAGCTCTGTAAAAGGTTTTGCAACGATGCTGATCGTCAGTATTCTGACAAGCTTCGTCACAGCTGTATGGGGTTCACGCTTATTACTTGGGCTTTGGGTAAACAGCCGCTTCTTTAATAAAAAACCAGGCTGGTTCGGTGTGAACAAAAACGAAATCAAAGACCTGGCGGAAAATTACGATACGCTGGATCTGCCAACTCGTTTCGATCGCTTCGATTTTGCTGCACAGCGCAAAAAATTCTTCGGATTATCAGCAATCCTGATCACAGCAGGAATTATCATCCTGGCTATTTTCAGATTGAATCTGGGAATTGACTTCGTAAGTGGTTCGCGTATGGAAATCCTTGCTGACCAAAGCTTAAAGACAGAAGAGATTCAAGACGAATTGAAAGAAATGAAGCTGCCTTCTGAAGATATAGTGATTTCAGGGGACGATGAAAATATCGCCGTCGTTCGCTATACGGAAGATTTAAACAAAGATGAGATCGCCACATTAAAGGACCGCTTTAACGAACTGTACGGAGCGGAACCAAGCATCAGCACCGTTTCACCCGTGATCGGGAAAGAGCTTGCCAAAAATGCGATGATCGCTGTAGCGATTGCATCGATCGGGATTGTCATCTACGTGACGTTCCGCTTTGAATGGAGAATGGCAGCCGGTGCGATCCTTGCACTCCTGCATGATGCATTCTTTATCATAGCCTTCTTCAGTTTAACAAGACTTGAGGTCGATCTTACATTTATCGCAGCCGTCTTGACCATTGTCGGTTACTCGATCAATGATACGATCGTTACCTTTGACAGGCTACGTGAAAACCTTCATAAGAAGCGTCGTCTGAAAACGGATAAAGACATAGAAGACGTAGTGAACCAAAGTATCCGACAAACGATGGGGCGTTCGGTTAATACCGTATTAACGGTGGTGTTTACGGTTCTTGCTCTCATGATCTTTGGTAGTGAGTCCATCCGTAACTTCTCCATTGCCTTATTGGTCGGGTTGATTTCAGGGACTTATTCTTCCGTATTCATTGCCTCTCAAGTTTGGCTGGTGTTGAAGAAGAAAGAACTGAAGAAAAAAGGTACGATCAAAACCGTGAAAGAAAAGAAAACGTGGTCGGACGAACCACAAGTATAA
- a CDS encoding bifunctional (p)ppGpp synthetase/guanosine-3',5'-bis(diphosphate) 3'-pyrophosphohydrolase produces MAKDQVLTPEQVIDKTREYLNDEHVGMVQKAYEYARDAHSEQYRKSGEPYIIHPIQVAGILADLEMDPATVAAGFLHDVVEDTGVSLGEIEEAFNAEVAMLVDGVTKLGKIKYKSQEEQQAENHRKMFVAMAQDIRVILIKLADRLHNMRTLKHLPQEKQRRIANETLEIFAPLAHRLGISKIKWELEDTSLRYLNPQQYYRIVNLMKKKRAEREEYLEDVVNEVKDKLGDVKITAEISGRPKHIYSIYRKMALQNKQFNEIYDLLAVRVVVDSIKDCYAVLGIVHTCWKPMPGRFKDYIAMPKPNMYQSLHTTVIGPKGDPLEVQIRTLEMHQIAEYGVAAHWAYKEGKEANETVSFEKKLSWFREILEFQNESANAEEFMESLKIDLFSDMVFVFTPKGDVLELPSGSVPIDFSYRIHSEIGNKTIGAKVNGKMVTLDYKLKTGDIIEILTSKHSYGPSQDWLKLAQTSQAKNKIKQFFKKQRREENIEKGRDLVEKEIKNQDFDVKEILTPENIKRVSEKFNFSNEEDMYAAVGYNGITAAQIANRLTERDRKKREQEDSLEETMKELNAQPVKRKKDAGVQVEGIDNLLIRLSRCCSPVPGDEIVGFITKGRGVSVHRADCTNVMADEVEQRLIPVSWESDGNDRKEYNVDIEISGYDRRGLLNEVLQAVNETKTNISAVSGKSDRNKVATINMSISIHNISHLHKVVERIKQISDIYAVRRIMN; encoded by the coding sequence ATGGCTAAAGATCAAGTACTAACCCCTGAACAGGTTATTGATAAAACAAGAGAATACTTAAATGATGAGCATGTAGGGATGGTCCAGAAAGCCTATGAGTATGCAAGGGATGCCCATAGTGAGCAGTACCGTAAGTCTGGTGAACCCTATATCATTCATCCCATCCAGGTAGCAGGAATACTCGCGGATCTGGAAATGGATCCGGCAACCGTCGCTGCCGGTTTTCTTCATGATGTAGTGGAGGATACCGGTGTTTCTCTTGGAGAAATCGAGGAAGCATTCAATGCGGAAGTGGCCATGCTTGTAGATGGGGTCACAAAGCTTGGAAAGATTAAATATAAGTCACAGGAAGAGCAACAGGCTGAAAATCACCGGAAAATGTTTGTGGCTATGGCTCAGGATATCCGGGTCATTCTGATTAAATTGGCAGATCGCTTGCATAATATGAGAACGTTGAAACATCTGCCACAGGAGAAGCAGCGAAGAATTGCAAATGAAACCCTGGAAATCTTTGCCCCATTGGCGCATCGTTTAGGGATTTCAAAGATCAAATGGGAATTAGAGGATACCTCTTTGAGATATTTAAATCCTCAACAGTATTATCGTATTGTCAACCTGATGAAGAAAAAGCGTGCGGAGCGTGAAGAGTATTTAGAGGACGTTGTAAATGAGGTTAAGGATAAATTAGGCGACGTGAAAATCACAGCGGAAATCTCAGGCCGTCCTAAACATATATACAGCATTTATCGCAAAATGGCTCTTCAGAACAAGCAGTTCAATGAAATATATGACTTATTGGCAGTACGTGTTGTGGTAGATAGCATAAAGGACTGCTATGCCGTTTTAGGGATCGTTCATACGTGCTGGAAGCCAATGCCTGGCAGGTTCAAAGATTATATCGCCATGCCGAAACCGAATATGTATCAATCACTTCATACGACTGTCATCGGGCCTAAAGGGGATCCCCTTGAAGTACAGATCAGAACCCTTGAAATGCACCAGATTGCTGAATACGGTGTAGCGGCACACTGGGCATATAAAGAAGGAAAAGAAGCGAACGAAACGGTTTCCTTCGAGAAAAAGCTTTCCTGGTTCAGGGAGATATTGGAGTTCCAGAATGAATCTGCAAATGCTGAGGAGTTCATGGAATCTCTTAAGATTGATCTCTTTTCTGATATGGTCTTTGTGTTCACCCCTAAAGGGGATGTACTGGAACTGCCATCGGGATCTGTTCCGATTGACTTTTCATATCGCATTCATTCAGAAATCGGTAACAAAACGATCGGTGCCAAGGTAAATGGCAAGATGGTCACTCTTGACTATAAGCTGAAAACAGGGGACATCATCGAAATACTTACGTCCAAACATTCATATGGCCCTAGTCAGGATTGGCTGAAGCTTGCGCAAACATCTCAAGCAAAGAACAAGATCAAGCAATTCTTCAAAAAGCAGCGAAGAGAAGAGAATATTGAAAAAGGCCGGGATTTAGTAGAAAAAGAAATCAAGAATCAAGATTTCGATGTGAAAGAAATCCTTACTCCTGAAAATATTAAACGTGTGTCAGAGAAGTTTAATTTCTCAAATGAAGAAGATATGTATGCAGCCGTTGGGTATAACGGCATTACGGCCGCTCAAATTGCGAATCGCTTAACGGAAAGAGACCGAAAGAAACGTGAACAGGAAGATAGCCTGGAAGAAACGATGAAGGAATTAAATGCTCAACCTGTCAAGCGTAAAAAAGACGCAGGTGTTCAGGTAGAGGGGATTGACAATCTTCTTATCCGACTATCACGTTGCTGCAGTCCTGTTCCCGGGGATGAGATTGTAGGGTTTATTACAAAAGGCCGTGGGGTTTCTGTCCATCGGGCTGACTGTACAAACGTTATGGCTGATGAAGTAGAGCAGCGTCTCATACCAGTGTCATGGGAAAGTGATGGAAATGACCGCAAAGAATATAATGTGGATATTGAAATCTCCGGTTACGATCGCAGAGGTCTATTGAATGAAGTGCTTCAGGCGGTAAACGAGACGAAGACGAATATATCTGCCGTAAGTGGAAAATCCGATCGGAATAAAGTGGCAACCATCAATATGTCCATTTCGATTCACAATATCTCCCACTTACACAAAGTCGTGGAAAGAATTAAACAAATTTCAGATATTTATGCTGTAAGGAGAATCATGAATTAA
- the spoVB gene encoding stage V sporulation protein B has product MSKFLKGTMILMMAAFITRILGFVNRIVVARFIGEEGVGLFMMAFPTLILVITITQLGLPVAISKNVAEAESKGDIRKVKKILVVSLSITLGLSIIFTPALILLAPYLTEALFTDDRIYYPLVAIAPIIPIVAISSVIRGYFQGRQNMKPSAYSQVIEQVVRITLIAVLTKTFLPYGIEYAAAAAMVASVLGELASLLYLFASFKLKKKFKIRRNFFKSIRNGRETFNELMSVALPTTGSRMIGSIAWFFEPIVVVNSLALAGVAAGVATKQYGSLTGYALPLLFLPSFITLSLSQSLVPAISEANSQKNFTSIEHRLQQALRFCLITGGISVVILYIYAKPLMQVMYGSESGAGFLMIMAPFFLFYYYQGPLQAVLQALNLARAAMINSLIGAVVKTGVIFILASQPAFGINGAALGIVTGFMLVTMLHFMTILKYIPMTIYLRDYLKIGFVLIATGAWGHYSYLYLFSDEVLVFRLLFGVTTSTLVYLLLSISLKLIVKNDLARIPFIRRFITV; this is encoded by the coding sequence ATGTCAAAATTTCTTAAGGGCACTATGATCTTAATGATGGCAGCCTTTATTACTAGAATATTAGGGTTTGTAAACCGGATTGTCGTCGCGAGATTCATCGGTGAAGAAGGCGTCGGTCTTTTTATGATGGCTTTCCCGACCCTGATACTTGTCATCACCATCACTCAATTGGGCCTTCCTGTAGCCATCTCAAAAAACGTGGCTGAAGCAGAATCAAAGGGAGATATCCGGAAAGTAAAAAAAATATTGGTGGTTTCCTTATCGATCACACTTGGGCTTTCCATCATCTTTACCCCGGCGCTCATTCTACTTGCTCCGTACTTGACCGAAGCTTTATTTACTGATGATCGAATCTATTATCCTTTGGTTGCCATCGCTCCGATCATTCCGATTGTAGCGATTTCCTCTGTCATCAGAGGTTATTTCCAGGGAAGACAGAATATGAAGCCATCTGCTTATTCCCAAGTGATTGAGCAAGTGGTCCGGATTACATTGATTGCCGTCTTAACCAAAACCTTTCTTCCATATGGAATTGAATACGCAGCCGCAGCTGCAATGGTAGCATCCGTATTAGGGGAACTCGCATCCCTGCTTTACCTGTTCGCCAGCTTCAAACTAAAGAAAAAATTCAAAATCAGACGAAATTTCTTCAAGTCGATCCGAAATGGCCGGGAGACGTTTAATGAATTGATGAGTGTGGCCCTGCCTACCACAGGGAGCAGAATGATCGGGTCGATCGCCTGGTTTTTTGAACCTATTGTGGTTGTCAATAGCTTAGCCCTCGCTGGAGTGGCTGCCGGGGTGGCAACGAAACAATATGGGTCCCTTACAGGGTATGCCCTGCCTCTCTTGTTCCTTCCGTCATTCATTACACTCTCATTATCCCAATCTCTTGTACCAGCCATAAGCGAAGCAAACTCTCAAAAGAACTTCACATCCATTGAGCACAGGCTTCAGCAGGCGTTGAGATTCTGCTTGATTACGGGTGGAATCTCCGTCGTCATCCTTTACATCTATGCCAAGCCTCTCATGCAGGTGATGTACGGAAGCGAAAGTGGTGCAGGTTTCTTAATGATCATGGCCCCCTTCTTCTTATTCTATTACTATCAAGGGCCCCTGCAAGCGGTTCTGCAAGCACTTAACCTTGCAAGGGCCGCTATGATCAACAGCCTAATAGGTGCCGTGGTGAAGACCGGGGTCATCTTTATTCTTGCCTCACAACCCGCATTCGGCATAAACGGAGCTGCTTTGGGGATTGTAACGGGATTTATGCTTGTCACCATGCTTCATTTCATGACCATCCTTAAATACATTCCGATGACGATCTACTTACGGGATTACTTAAAGATCGGATTCGTGCTGATTGCTACAGGAGCCTGGGGTCATTATTCGTATCTATACCTTTTCAGTGATGAAGTCCTGGTGTTCCGCTTATTATTTGGAGTCACGACTTCAACGCTTGTCTACCTTCTCCTATCTATCAGTCTTAAGCTTATCGTTAAAAACGACCTTGCACGTATTCCATTTATCCGCCGGTTTATTACGGTATAA
- a CDS encoding cation diffusion facilitator family transporter, translating into MIGVVGNIVLAVIKWGAGILGNSRALIADAVHSASDVAGSLAVFIGLRAAKQPPDQDHPYGHGKAESIAAIIVAVLLFLVGIEIGKSSIESFFHPLTPPTAIAIYAVIFSIIVKEAMFQYKYRLGKRIKSDALIVNAYEHRSDVFSSIAALVGISASILGGKFDIGWLVYADPVAGIFVSLLVLRMAWHLGAESIHNTLDHVMHEEDIVPFRKIVDSVPEVKEINELHAREHGHYVIIDLKISVDPHMTVEDGHRVGKQVKKKLLEESNVNDVFIHINPYNPASEERDEQIDLT; encoded by the coding sequence ATGATTGGTGTTGTAGGGAATATTGTACTTGCGGTAATTAAGTGGGGTGCCGGTATATTGGGAAATAGTAGAGCGTTGATAGCAGATGCCGTTCACTCTGCCTCGGATGTTGCAGGTTCACTCGCCGTCTTTATCGGATTACGTGCAGCCAAGCAGCCTCCTGATCAGGATCATCCATATGGCCACGGGAAGGCAGAGTCCATAGCAGCAATCATTGTGGCCGTCTTATTGTTCTTAGTTGGGATTGAGATCGGAAAATCGTCCATAGAATCTTTCTTTCATCCCTTAACACCTCCAACAGCGATTGCCATCTATGCCGTCATCTTTTCCATTATTGTGAAAGAAGCCATGTTTCAATATAAATATCGATTGGGTAAAAGAATAAAGAGTGATGCCCTGATCGTCAATGCGTATGAGCATCGTTCAGATGTCTTTTCATCCATTGCCGCCCTTGTCGGGATTTCTGCATCCATCCTCGGAGGGAAATTCGATATTGGCTGGCTTGTATATGCCGATCCAGTAGCCGGAATATTTGTTTCGCTTCTTGTCCTCAGGATGGCCTGGCATTTAGGCGCTGAATCCATACATAATACGCTGGATCACGTCATGCATGAGGAGGATATCGTACCCTTTCGTAAAATAGTGGACTCTGTACCTGAAGTGAAGGAAATCAATGAACTTCATGCCAGGGAACATGGGCATTACGTCATCATTGATTTGAAGATAAGTGTCGATCCGCATATGACTGTCGAGGATGGTCATCGCGTCGGAAAGCAGGTTAAGAAAAAACTTCTCGAAGAATCCAATGTAAATGATGTGTTCATTCATATTAATCCGTACAATCCGGCTTCTGAAGAAAGGGATGAACAAATAGACTTAACATAA
- a CDS encoding post-transcriptional regulator yields MKNNQHPYERFYESLEPALISKVEEFEILGYGKADVHRLWSYLTKKKWKKPETDVKFFQLVSDVLTVKPGEYMSFETIEAFRSPNWFADVNEDELNELLRPNMHGK; encoded by the coding sequence ATGAAGAATAATCAGCATCCTTATGAACGTTTTTATGAATCGTTAGAGCCAGCACTTATTAGCAAAGTAGAAGAATTCGAAATTCTTGGGTATGGAAAAGCAGACGTACACCGACTTTGGTCCTACTTAACGAAGAAGAAATGGAAGAAACCCGAAACAGATGTGAAATTCTTTCAGTTAGTGAGTGATGTGTTAACGGTTAAACCCGGGGAATATATGAGCTTTGAAACGATTGAAGCATTCAGGTCTCCCAATTGGTTTGCAGATGTGAATGAAGATGAGTTGAACGAACTTCTTCGTCCCAATATGCACGGAAAATAG